The Nitrospirota bacterium genome includes a window with the following:
- a CDS encoding bifunctional (p)ppGpp synthetase/guanosine-3',5'-bis(diphosphate) 3'-pyrophosphohydrolase: MVYETVTDLDQLLDRIKSYAADADLGLVRKAYEFSAKAHEGQRRRSGEPYLQHPIAVAGVLTSLKTDVTAIVAGLLHDTLEDTVATADELEREFGKDVLHLVDGVTKIGKITFRSYEEKQAENFRKMLLSMADDIRVVLIKLADRLHNMRTLEHLGAAKRQEIAQETLEIYAPLANRLGIGWVKNELEDLCLKHLKPDIYEMLRTRVAKRDEDRQQYIDEVSQLVQKAMQENGLAGEVYGRPKHLYGIYQKMNKQSITFEEVYDLTALRIVTDLKMNCYAVLGVIHSLWRPVPGRFKDYIAIPKSNLYQSLHTTVVGPKGEHVEFQIRTEDMHRIAEHGIAAHWKYKEQGQVADRDSKAFGWLHQFVEWHEDLSDNRQFMDSVKLDLFHDVVYVFTPKGIVKELPKGSTPVDFAFAIHTEVGDHCVGAKVDGKIVPLKHELASGDTVEILTSPTQTPHKDWLKFVRTSRAKTKIKHWIKLEEQTRSVEIGRRLLESEFRRHGMAPAQMFKSAELLEAARQSGFDSTEELTAAVGFGSVATSQVIGKLVPPSGTQEPVQERPVAHKLVGGKSDGTGVQVKGSRDLLMQLSRCCHPVPGDRILGYITRGRGLTIHAVDCPNLVALDYDKERLVEVEWDSATPGTHSVKMSIVAVDKTGVLANVSSAIAACHANISRAEITTREDQKAELDFVVEVSGTQHLDQVLKAVERVDGVITARRLRAWQERS, translated from the coding sequence ATGGTGTACGAAACCGTCACAGATCTTGACCAGTTGCTGGATCGGATCAAGAGTTATGCCGCCGATGCCGATCTCGGGCTAGTCCGCAAGGCCTACGAATTCTCTGCGAAAGCGCATGAAGGGCAGCGGCGCCGGTCCGGAGAACCCTACCTGCAACATCCCATCGCGGTCGCCGGAGTCCTCACCTCGCTTAAAACGGATGTGACCGCCATCGTCGCGGGCCTCCTGCACGATACCCTGGAAGATACGGTCGCCACAGCTGACGAACTTGAAAGAGAGTTCGGCAAGGATGTGCTGCATCTGGTCGACGGGGTGACCAAGATCGGCAAGATCACGTTCCGGAGCTATGAAGAGAAGCAGGCGGAGAATTTCCGCAAGATGTTGCTCTCGATGGCGGACGACATCCGGGTCGTCCTCATCAAGCTCGCCGACCGGCTCCACAACATGCGCACCTTGGAACATCTCGGCGCAGCCAAGCGGCAGGAGATTGCCCAGGAGACGCTGGAGATCTATGCGCCGCTGGCCAATCGCCTCGGGATCGGGTGGGTAAAGAATGAGCTGGAAGACCTCTGTCTCAAGCATCTCAAGCCGGATATCTACGAAATGCTGCGTACCCGCGTGGCGAAACGGGATGAGGATCGGCAGCAGTACATCGATGAAGTCAGCCAGCTTGTGCAGAAGGCCATGCAGGAGAACGGGTTGGCCGGAGAAGTGTACGGCCGCCCCAAGCACCTCTATGGCATCTATCAAAAGATGAACAAGCAGTCGATTACGTTCGAAGAGGTCTATGATCTGACGGCGCTGCGGATCGTGACGGATCTCAAGATGAACTGCTACGCCGTGCTGGGCGTGATCCATTCCCTCTGGCGGCCCGTGCCGGGGCGCTTCAAAGATTACATCGCGATTCCGAAGTCCAATCTCTATCAGTCGCTTCACACGACGGTGGTGGGCCCGAAGGGGGAGCACGTCGAGTTCCAGATTCGCACGGAGGACATGCATCGCATCGCCGAGCACGGCATCGCGGCGCACTGGAAGTATAAGGAGCAGGGACAGGTCGCCGATCGTGACAGCAAGGCGTTCGGCTGGCTCCACCAGTTCGTCGAGTGGCATGAGGATTTGTCGGATAACCGGCAGTTCATGGACTCGGTGAAGCTCGATCTCTTCCACGACGTGGTCTATGTGTTCACGCCGAAAGGGATCGTGAAGGAGTTGCCGAAGGGATCGACCCCCGTCGATTTTGCTTTCGCGATTCATACCGAGGTCGGAGACCATTGCGTCGGGGCCAAGGTGGACGGGAAGATCGTGCCGCTCAAGCATGAGCTGGCCAGCGGCGATACGGTCGAAATTCTGACCTCGCCTACGCAAACGCCGCACAAGGACTGGCTGAAGTTCGTCCGCACCTCGCGCGCGAAGACCAAGATCAAACATTGGATCAAGCTTGAAGAGCAGACGCGGAGCGTTGAGATCGGCCGCCGGTTGCTGGAGTCAGAGTTCCGCCGTCATGGCATGGCGCCGGCTCAGATGTTCAAGTCGGCAGAGCTGTTGGAGGCGGCCCGTCAATCGGGATTCGACAGCACCGAGGAATTGACCGCCGCCGTGGGCTTCGGCAGCGTGGCGACCTCACAGGTCATCGGCAAACTCGTCCCGCCATCCGGCACGCAGGAGCCGGTTCAGGAACGTCCCGTCGCACACAAACTGGTGGGAGGGAAGAGCGACGGCACCGGGGTGCAGGTCAAGGGATCGCGCGACCTGCTCATGCAGTTGTCGCGCTGTTGTCATCCCGTGCCTGGCGATCGCATCCTCGGCTATATCACGCGAGGGCGCGGCCTGACGATCCATGCTGTCGACTGTCCGAACCTTGTGGCGCTGGACTATGATAAAGAGCGGCTAGTTGAAGTGGAGTGGGACTCGGCCACACCCGGCACCCATTCTGTCAAAATGTCCATTGTGGCCGTCGATAAGACCGGGGTGCTGGCGAATGTGTCCTCTGCGATTGCGGCTTGCCACGCCAACATCAGCCGCGCCGAGATTACGACGCGGGAGGATCAGAAAGCTGAGCTGGATTTCGTCGTAGAAGTGTCAGGCACCCAGCATCTCGATCAGGTGCTAAAAGCCGTCGAACGGGTGGATGGCGTCATTACCGCGAGAAGATTACGGGCCTGGCAGGAACGATCCTAG
- a CDS encoding DUF192 domain-containing protein has protein sequence MQRRLAALFILLLFFPGSTQAGPDQVPAGLIPITLPGGAIIHAELADTPQKRAEGLMYRTHLGADRGMLFTFLQAQPWTFWMKNTKIPLDIIWMNDKKQIVHIESNVPICTRQDDSCPQYRPNDESLYVLELAGGRAESLKLQRGSKLQFKVP, from the coding sequence ATGCAACGACGACTCGCGGCGCTCTTCATCCTGCTCCTCTTCTTCCCTGGCTCCACACAGGCTGGACCCGACCAGGTTCCGGCAGGCCTGATCCCGATTACCCTCCCAGGCGGCGCCATCATCCATGCGGAGCTGGCAGACACGCCCCAGAAACGCGCAGAAGGCTTGATGTACCGCACACACCTCGGCGCCGACCGCGGCATGCTCTTCACGTTCCTCCAAGCGCAGCCCTGGACCTTCTGGATGAAGAACACCAAGATCCCGCTCGACATTATTTGGATGAACGACAAGAAGCAGATCGTCCACATCGAGTCGAACGTCCCGATCTGCACGAGACAGGACGACAGTTGCCCGCAATATCGTCCGAATGACGAGTCGCTCTATGTCCTGGAACTCGCGGGAGGCAGAGCGGAGAGTTTGAAGTTGCAGAGGGGATCGAAGTTACAATTCAAGGTTCCCTGA